One segment of Rosa chinensis cultivar Old Blush chromosome 6, RchiOBHm-V2, whole genome shotgun sequence DNA contains the following:
- the LOC112170393 gene encoding LOW QUALITY PROTEIN: probable 2-oxoglutarate-dependent dioxygenase AOP1.2 (The sequence of the model RefSeq protein was modified relative to this genomic sequence to represent the inferred CDS: inserted 2 bases in 1 codon), which produces MVQEACENYGCFEIEYDKIPPQLRAETFSVSRQLFSLPLEKKKNLNPKPYQGYLAPSVRAPLYESFGLENASNYESLRSTAISMMKQLDELKDMINLMILDSYGXGGKSNSTLQSKTLLRIMKYLAPPSEDYTLALPAHTDKGLGTILCDDHVSGLEVETKDRQWVKLSLSPRSCVFLVADSLMAWSNGSMHSVKHLGVFAVPLEGSIIKAQKELIDEEHPQILKDFDYTDFSKFFASEKGRVIDPEKQVFAYAGIST; this is translated from the exons ATGGTTCAAGAGGCTTGTGAAAATTATGGTTGCTTTGAAATAGAGTATGATAAGATACCTCCGCAGTTGAGAGCTGAAACCTTCTCTGTGTCAAGGCAACTTTTCAGCCTTCCacttgagaaaaagaagaacctTAATCCAAAGCCTTACCAGGGTTACCTTGCACCAAGTGTCCGGGCTCCGTTGTATGAGAGCTTTGGCCTAGAAAATGCCTCCAACTATGAATCCCTTAGAAG CACTGCCATTTCTATGATGAAGCAGCTCGATGAGCTGAAAGATATGATTAACTTGATGATTCTTGATAGTTATGG GGGAGGGAAATCAAATTCGACTTTGCAGTCTAAGACACTGCTAAGGATAATGAAATACCTGGCACCTCCTTCGGAGGACTACACCCTGGCGCTCCCGGCTCACACTGACAAGGGATTGGGCACAATTCTTTGTGATGATCATGTTTCAGGTCTTGAAGTCGAAACAAAGGATAGGCAATGGGTCAAGTTGTCTCTATCTCCTCGTTCCTGCGTCTTTCTTGTTGCAGATTCCCTCATG GCATGGAGCAATGGAAGTATGCATTCTGTGAAGCATCTAGGAGTATTCGCAGTTCCATTGGAGGGTTCCATCATTAAGGCACAAAAGGAGCTAATAGATGAAGAACATCCCCAAATTCTTAAAGATTTTGATTATACAGATTTTAGCAAGTTCTTCGCTTCGGAAAAAGGAAGGGTTATTGACCCAGAAAAGCAAGTTTTCGCATATGCTGGAATTAGCACTTGA